Within the Marixanthomonas sp. SCSIO 43207 genome, the region TATTTAGATAAAGATGCAATAGGTAGAGCAGGTAAGCAATTGTCTCAAAATTCAAAATATTCATATTTCGGGAAATTTTCAGCAGCATTAAAACAGGCTGTAAAGGATGGTATATTAAAAGTAAATCCTGCAAATGGTGTTGAATACTTTAAACAAGGCGAACCTCAACGAGAATTTTTAACGCTTGATGAATTACAAAAGGCAGTTAATACAGAATGTGAACTACCTATTTTAAAAAATGCTTTTATTTTTTCAGCTTTAACCGGATTACGTTGGTCAGATATTGAAAAACTAATATGGTCAGAAATCCAGCACTCTAAAGAAATGGGATATTATATCAGGTTTAGACAAAAGAAAACTAAAGGTGTTGAAACCTTACCAATATCAGACCAAGCAAGAAATCTATTAGGAGAAAAAGGTAATCCAGATGATAAAGTGTTTGATGGTTTGCATTATAGTGCCTGGTCTAACTTAAAGCTACAACAATGGATGATGAAAGCAGGTATTACTAAAAATATAACCTTCCATTGCGCGCGCCATACCTACGCTACCTTACAATTAACATTGGGTACAGACATATATACAGTATCAAAATTATTAGGTCATAAAGAATTACGCACTACACAGATATATGCTAAAGTAATTGACGATAAAAAGAAAGAAGCTGCTAACCGTATTCAACTGGATTTATAATGAAAGGAAGTGTATTTTCAAGTTTGGTTTCTATAACCAATGGCTTACATAGAGATAATAGACAAAAAAAGGATTTTAAATACCTACTGTCTGATTTTAAATTGAATCCAAAAGCCAATAATGCAGTTTTTAAAGTAAACTTTAAAAAGCCTTTAAATGCGAAAAAAGAATACTACCAAAAGCTAATCTTTATTGAAACAGAAAATACAGTAGCATCATTTTCAAAAGAATTTCCCAAAAATGCAACCACACCAGAAAATAAATACAGCTATACCATTCTACTTAATAAATTTGATAAGTACTTAAATGACATTGCAACTTATATCAATAAAAGAGGCATAACAGCAGATTTAAATAATGATGACAATTATATCATAAACTACTTAAAAGTGTCTGCTATAAGATTGTATGCTGAACTACAAGAGCAATACGGAAAGTTTTCCGAAAACACAAAATTCTCTATTTCAGAAATTGCTGAAAAATACTTTAATGATGAAACTTTTGATATTAGCCTAATAGAAAAGAGCACTACTAAAAAAGTTGCTACCAAAAAAACATCAAAAACGAAAGCAAAACAAAAGACTTCTTTTGGATATAAAAGTAATGACACTTCAACTTTGCTAACTGTGCTCAAACTGGTAAATCTAAAAATAGATTTGTTAGATAACCGTACAACTGTAGAACAGTTGCACCAATTATTATTAGCAAAAGATTTTACCAATACAGAATCGCAAATTTATCTTCAATGTGAGACGACACAGTTTAGTTACCTTGTAACGAAACTAAAGCCATTTTTTAATGGTTTTAATCCTACCTCAATAGAACGTTCTGGAAAATTTGTTACTAAAACCGGTACGCTATTAAAAGCGAATAATCTTCACAAAAACAAAGTTCACAACCCAAAAGAAAAGGAAGAAATAGATAAAATTATCCAACAACTGCAATAAAAAACAGTAAGAATAGTAAGAAATCTTACTGTTGTCTTACCCTTGTTTTACACTCTTACTAAAATCGGAAAGCCAATTTTCAACCTTTGTCCTGTTCTTGAAAACCAAGAATGACATTTGGCCAGATGTCCTCATTTATTTAAAACAAAATAAACGATGGACACAAATATCATCGAAAAGTTAGACCGCATTGAAAAACTCTTATTAGAGCAACAAACAATGCAAAAGCAAGTATTAAACTTTAATGAAACTTGCAAGTATTTAGAATTATCCCAATCGCACTTGTATAAACTTACAAGTACGGCAACCATTCCACATTATAAACCGAATGGTAAAAAGATTTATTTCCAGCGAGAAGAGTTAGACCATTGGTTACTGCGTAACCGTATGGACTCAAGAGACGAAATCGAACAGCAAGCTGCCGATTACCTAATTAAGAAAGGAGCGGTGAAGTTATGACTGAAATAATCGATTTACTCTTAACGCTCTCTCAAGAAATAAAGGACATTAAAGCACGTATTGAATTGTTACGACATTCGAGAGCAGAAGTATTAAAAGATACGTGGATAGACAATCAAGATGTATTGCAGACCTTACATATAAGTAAGCGAACGCTACAAACTTTAAGAACCAATGGCACTTTGCCTTACAGCAAAGTAAAAGGTAAATTTTACTATAAAGTTGCTGACATAGAGCAGTTGCTTCAAGACAACTACTACAACCATAATTTCAAGCGAGATGGAAATAAGTAGAGAAGCAATTTTAGACAAAACACATTATGGTTTAAAAATCTATGCCTATGTGTTGAGACAGTATTATCCTAATCAAACAGTCCTTTCTGTAAAAGGAAGGGACTGTGGGATAACTCGAAACCCTTTTAATGGTGGTAAAGAAACCTTACGGATTCATATTGATGGTATAATATCAACACATCGAGATACAGAATTAGAAGCCTTTAAAGGTGATGTATTCGATTTTGCACAATACCATTTTAGAATAACCGATGAAGAAGAATTATTCCAGAAGATAAATAAAGAGTTACATCTAAATTTAGAAATAAAAGAGAAAGACGAATTGGAATGGCTTAATGAACCAGACGATACCTGGTATGCCAACTGTAGCTTCTTTAAAGCACCTGTTCGCAATGTGTTTCCTTCGGAAACTCTGCGATTACATCAAGTATTTGCATTAATCACAAGTGATAAATACAAAAAGATTACTGAAGAATTAAGAGCAATTACCAATGCAAAAGAAGCACGTAAATTCAAAGCGAATCGCTTTGATTACGTGACACTTTCTGGAACATTTGAAAAACGAAGCGATAACAATTTGCTAAAGCATTCTAATTTATTAACCATTGATTTTGACCATTTAGAGAATCTACAAGAGTTAAGAACACAGCTCTTAAATGATGAATATTTTGAAACCGAAATGCTATTCATATCACCATCTGGTGATGGATTAAAATGGATTATTAGAATAGATATTTCAGAAGTAACACATTCAGAATATTTCACAGCAGTTGCAAATTACATTAAACACAATTATAACATTGAGGTTGACCAGTCAGGTAAAGACGTTTCCAGAGCGTGTTTTTTACCATACGACCCAACAGCCTTTCTACATAAAAGACATCAAGCATTATGACGAAAATATTTAACCCAAAAGATTGGTTAGAAGTTCCTAAAGAGCAACCTCAACCAAAAAGCAACACAGCAACAACTAATGTTGTTGCGGTTGCTGATAACGATATTGAATCCTACATTTCAGCAATAGAGCAATCAGGTACAGACATAACAGGAAGTTATGCCACTTGGAGAGATTTAGGCTTTGCTTTAGCAGAAGAATACGGAGAAACAGGTAGAGATTATTTCCACCGTATAAGTAAAAATTATGCAAGTTACGATGCTAAAGAGTGTGATGCACAATTCGATAAATGCTCAAACGCAAAAGGACACGGAATTACAATTGCTACCTTTTATCACTATGCACATCAGTCAGGTATCAAACCGACTAAACAACAGTATAACAACGAAGTTGCAACAAACGTTGCAACTGTTGTCGATACAGCCAACCAATCAATGCCTACAATACCAGAAACGGTATATGAGAATTTGCCACAGTTTTTACAACAAGTTGTAAATCCTGCTAATGGACAGGAAGAAAAGGACATTTTGCTATTAGGCGCATTAACAGCATTTAGTGCGTGTTTTCCTAAACTCTTCGGAATCTATGACCAA harbors:
- a CDS encoding site-specific integrase, translated to MKVTLRQRKKNDKISLYLDYYHKGKRKTEYLRLYLTPNPKIKTEREVNRKTKQLAETICAQRQIEIQNGIYGFQDIEKLKGSFITYITALAEKKNTSSGNYGNWNSMLKHLKKFCPTDVSFQDIDKSFVERFKEYLDKDAIGRAGKQLSQNSKYSYFGKFSAALKQAVKDGILKVNPANGVEYFKQGEPQREFLTLDELQKAVNTECELPILKNAFIFSALTGLRWSDIEKLIWSEIQHSKEMGYYIRFRQKKTKGVETLPISDQARNLLGEKGNPDDKVFDGLHYSAWSNLKLQQWMMKAGITKNITFHCARHTYATLQLTLGTDIYTVSKLLGHKELRTTQIYAKVIDDKKKEAANRIQLDL
- a CDS encoding DUF6617 family protein, translating into MKGSVFSSLVSITNGLHRDNRQKKDFKYLLSDFKLNPKANNAVFKVNFKKPLNAKKEYYQKLIFIETENTVASFSKEFPKNATTPENKYSYTILLNKFDKYLNDIATYINKRGITADLNNDDNYIINYLKVSAIRLYAELQEQYGKFSENTKFSISEIAEKYFNDETFDISLIEKSTTKKVATKKTSKTKAKQKTSFGYKSNDTSTLLTVLKLVNLKIDLLDNRTTVEQLHQLLLAKDFTNTESQIYLQCETTQFSYLVTKLKPFFNGFNPTSIERSGKFVTKTGTLLKANNLHKNKVHNPKEKEEIDKIIQQLQ
- a CDS encoding helix-turn-helix domain-containing protein, translated to MDTNIIEKLDRIEKLLLEQQTMQKQVLNFNETCKYLELSQSHLYKLTSTATIPHYKPNGKKIYFQREELDHWLLRNRMDSRDEIEQQAADYLIKKGAVKL
- a CDS encoding helix-turn-helix domain-containing protein, with translation MTEIIDLLLTLSQEIKDIKARIELLRHSRAEVLKDTWIDNQDVLQTLHISKRTLQTLRTNGTLPYSKVKGKFYYKVADIEQLLQDNYYNHNFKRDGNK
- a CDS encoding BT4734/BF3469 family protein, with product MEISREAILDKTHYGLKIYAYVLRQYYPNQTVLSVKGRDCGITRNPFNGGKETLRIHIDGIISTHRDTELEAFKGDVFDFAQYHFRITDEEELFQKINKELHLNLEIKEKDELEWLNEPDDTWYANCSFFKAPVRNVFPSETLRLHQVFALITSDKYKKITEELRAITNAKEARKFKANRFDYVTLSGTFEKRSDNNLLKHSNLLTIDFDHLENLQELRTQLLNDEYFETEMLFISPSGDGLKWIIRIDISEVTHSEYFTAVANYIKHNYNIEVDQSGKDVSRACFLPYDPTAFLHKRHQAL